AAATCTGTTGATCCTTTTCACAGCAATAGCCAATAAGTGGGACCAGATTTTCATGCCAGACAGCAGAAAGTAGCCGTAACTGTGTCAATTTGATAAATTCAGTGATCAGAAAGAACACTGAAAAATAAGTAACTGGAGCAATTGAGCATCGATGTAAATGCTGGGAAATTATAGATTATGAACTGTATCCAATAATGACAGTGAAAAGCGTAACATTCCCTCATTCCTGAATCACTGCTGAGAGAGTGCTAATGCAACCTGATCGATACTTCTACCCCTGACACGATATCAATACGGTAGTACTGGCATAGTTTCTGGTTACCTCATTGTTAAACTCGCGTGTTCCCTGTGTCGATGATGGTGAACGGACCTTTACTGCAACTTGTTGACCATGTGCTAAAGTACCTTGATAGACAGATCCAAACCCACCCTCTCCTATCAATGTCTTGAAATGTCCTGTTGCATTGTGGATTGATTTGAGGGATAACTGTTGCACTGCAGGATTTGTAGTTATTTCAATGCTGCATTCTTCATAAACAGGAtctgcaaaaagcatcatcatgaaAAAAAATCACTTTTGCCCATTGCATATTTTTATAATTTCATAGATGGTAAGTGTGCATGTTGATCTAATAGGTCACATACGGTGCAAAAGAACTGTTTTTTATACCAAATAAAGATTTCAGATGACAGAAACTGCAGAATTGTTCAACATGACCTAAATAAAAGTGCAGATGTGCACATTATCTACTGGATGAATGTGGTAGGAGAGAGCATACTTGTTGTAGAAGCGCAGTCTGTTTTCTGAGGACGCTTTTCGCGTTTGCTGAAACAAATAAAAAACGATCCAAGTGCAAAAGTACATGCCAAAGATCCTCCGGCAACACTACTAATAACAAATGTTCTCTCTTTGGCAGCTCCAGGTGGACTATGGTAATCTTCAGCAGCACAACCTCCGTAGCTTTTTAATTACCACGGAGCAATTCAAGTAGAATTATATTAGTGTCAGTAATTACGATATCATGTTGAACATCAGAATAGAAATCTCACCTGAAATTCATGCCGGTAGATAGACCATCAGGTAGCTTATTGATCAAGAAAGGGTTGCATATTACTGACCTGAATCAATGGCCGTGTTTGATTAGAACCTTTTGGTTATAAGGAATGCTGTGCATATGGCATGAGAAATTGAGAAACATATCGAATGGAACTAGGAAATATCTGAATCGTAAGGAACATGGATTTTATCCCCAGTAACATTTTAACAtaattttgtttgtttgtttctgaaACTACCATAATATGATGAAATTGCACAAGGTAACGCATGCTTACAGCTTCAACAGTTGCGTGAGCGCAGAGAACGAATGTGGAATAGATCCAGTGAAGTTATTGTCCTTCAGATCACTGCACCCACGAGTAACAAGAACATAAGGTCTAAGATAACATGAACACATTCCGGAAAACAGGCACTGAAGCATACATCTCAGTTAGTTCCGTCAGGCTACCGATCGCGGTGGGAATTGGCCCTTGCAGTCCCTTTGAAGAAAAGTTTCTGTTCAAATACCACCAGGTACATTCAGGTTAGCTGACCGAGTAATCTTAGCTGCATAAATGGCAGCAAGAAACCAAACGAAAATCCGGGTAACCATTGTCACGATTCCACAGGCACTTACAGCTTAACTACGACACGGTTACCATCTTTTAATTGGCAAAAGAACCCTTCCCACGCAGATGGGGAACAGGGGTCTGCTCCATTCCACGACTTGAGCATCTCATTCCCTGGGTTCCTCCCCAATAGTTCCTCCTTCAGTTGCTTCGCCACATCCACTGCAGAATAAGGTCAGCAGAAAAGTCCACATCGCGTCAGGAATACAAGCATCGAATTTGAAAGTGAACATAAAAAGGTAGGCGTGCTAGTCACAGGAATCGTATGCAGAGTAATTTCCTAACTGAACCAAACACCAGTTCGGACAATCTCCTGAACAAACCAGCAGCTCGAGAGCCACACTATCAACTATGGCGATCGAGCTACCCAAGAACTGGAATCTGTTCCGAAGTTCTAACTGGCTCGGTTGCGTGATTATCTGATCGATAGCTCACATGTGGGGGCTGTGCTAGCTGCTCTGCTCTACCTTGGGTGAGGCCATCCGGGGACGCGGCGGCGGCAACGGCGGCGGAGGTGATCAGGAGGACGCCGAAGCAGGCGAAGACCATATCTCGTCGGGCCCGTCAAACGACCATGCGGGCGGGGCGAGCGATGGggtgctgccgctgccgctgctggCCGGCCGAGGGGGAGAGGAGAGGGTGGTGGAAAGGGTCAGCACTGGGCGGGCGGCTAGGTGGCGCTTTGTTTTGTAGCTTCGCCGCTTGTCTGCTGGTGCTCGGCAGGCGGGAAGGCTGACGCCGCCGCCGACAGCGACCGCCCGCTTGCTCCGTTGTTGCACTCTGCGGGCGGCACTGTTTCAGCTCGTCATCTCCCGGATATTCTTAGGACATGTTCCCGTCTCCGACCTCAGCGCTACGCGTCATGATTGACCAGGAACAAACCGTTCTCTGTTTTACTCTATTTTTATGATTCTTCATCTTATTTTTCTCCTTCGTCTTTGTCTTTGTGTCCGTTAGACAACGAAGACGTTGAGATGCTTTTCTCAGAACACGCATGAGCCTAGCAGATGAAAAACTTGTCGAGCAGCTCAAATTTGTCTTACCTATATATTCCATTTTTACGTCATTTGAAGATTTCTTGTTTCAGTAAATTTTGACATGTGGATTTGAAGATGAATTAGAACTCAAACTCAGGTATAAGTGCGATACCACCAGAAAATGACAATCGAATATTTAATAAACCCCTTGCCACGCTATACAGTACACCTAATGCGCTAGTATATTTCATATGCGGAGTTCGGCCCGTTTGGAGCTCTGGCCAAGCTCGAAAGCTATGCCATCTACGAAGTCATGTACACGTTATGGTATGGTATAGCCCATGGTCTTCAAGGCCATCGTTTCTAGTTATCTCCTTTGTATCTCAAGGTTTCACCATGCTTTGCATTAAAACCTGCAGAAGACCGAGCACATATAATAATTTGCTAAAACTTTGACATGTGGATTTGAAGATTAATTAGAACTTATACTCGGGTATAAGTGCAACACCACCAGAAAATGACAATCGAATATTTAATAAACCCCTTGCAATACTATACACTGCACATAGGGCCTCACTGGTTGCACACAATTCGTTTTCTCGCATCACTTGGCCAAAAAATGGACGTTTTGTAACCCACAACAACAAAAAACTTTCTGCTTAGCACGGTTTTTAAAGAAAATGAAAAGTTGCCAAAGAAGATCACTCGATTCAGCCGTTTTTCCGTGGCCAGGCTACGATGAGCGTAAAAGTGGGCCCTTGGTGGCTGGAGTCATACGAGCATATGTACGTAACATTGCCACTAATCTGCAACAAGTGGGGAAAAGTGGAATTGAACTCGCCCAATACTaacatgctttcagaaataagtGGGGATTTGAGGACTGTTGGGTATTATTCCCACTAATTCCTATAAAAACTTTAGTGTCAAACAAGACCTAAAATGGGGAGTCTTTAATCTAGCCAAAAATATATCGAGATTATTTCATCTAAAACCAGACAAGTAAACGAACTATTGGAGAATTTTGGGGATTTAGGATAATCCCCTCCGATCTTGTAAATACACAGCCCTAGGTGAGAACATAGTAAGTACCAAAAATGCCTTGTGTGGCCGGGATGCCTCCCTTTCATGGCAAGATGGGAAACCATTGTTTTGTTGACTCGCAATAAAGAAAAGGGATTTctgttttcgtgccctcaggttctCAGTTGTATTCAGTTTtctccagctccttagtttttcctcaattttccccaagcccttgtctgaaacccgcagaaggagttcAGACGGAAGtaatcccgttaagttgaccgttcagtgctgacgagtggggccgcgtcgtttgtggggccgcgtcgtgtggggctggtaggaccgCGTGGAACAGGATGAGACCGTGTTTGGTCGGAGcggtggccgtagcgtgtggagccgtgtgggtccgggacgtggggCACGAGTGatctctgtctctttcgcccatattagcagttttcaatgtactttTTTCTCTCTATCGTTCGACCTCATTCAttcttgatagcccaaattggtatcaaatctagagcaacttctccttctgttttttaacgccattcatttctttatgccttcgtttttacccaatcaggtaagaAATCTATgacacaaatccagagaaaatataggataagctgcatacagcagccaatatagcatagatatattcacgacagatccaatgATAGTACCGATAgatacaacataagctacattttacatgaatttaagctgctctatagatagagcagtcacatacagagagtgcagtaggcacttTCAACGCCTCTAGGTAGCGCgcatgtgactcgcttggaggttgcgcaggtgaatcccaaatgctaagtgtttggccatgaacgcatgcatgTTCACGGtcattccaactctagcgccgcatctgccaatggattcagcatggttcatcggtggcgcggagcttcctgttgcagaagggcacttgtaaatgcctcgagcaaaggggccatcgtaatggccggactgcagcctcctgaggacgtgacgagtcttggtgtggaaggactcgtcgtcgctatcgacgtcgctgctctgcacctgtcaagtagcaccaaagatcgtgcaaaaaaacacggagtcaattgcaacgatgatggaacaaagagtgaacaaaagatcatgcatgataacatgggctcgaaaaaaagaggtagcctcagttacattggacacacttatatccaggatttgagtcagtgaACCAAAGATCATggtcaacaaatttgtacacaccaattgtttactgaccaaaccctgaatcaatttatgcccaaatattcatcatcatcggcacaaatcttaaacaaaagcaaatcacaaacactaataacgtaAAATCtagcacaaaaggattgaactaggaacagacgaaccctaataacgcaagatctaacacaaatggattgaactaggaacaaatagaccctaataacgctagatctaacacaaaaggattaaaatgggataagaacaagtgaacaaagggttacctccggctcgtcgtcgatgatgcttgtgtcgtaggggttctctggTGTGACGTACgccactggttcgtacgggttccAAGCGatgggggcctggacggtggcggcgaacgatgcgccggcggctgatgcgctggCTTCTACGTTGGAAGCAACGACATGGGCCTGGACGGGGCGGcgtccgatgcgccggcggctgatgcaccaacaatgggcatctcattcttctccatcgccggcggttttcttcgggtttttttattcggttgtggagaagatgatgggataggagaggcggttgcagtgagaacgtgcgtcgagggagagaaagaggggctctataaagacgaaggtggtgtgtaccgcaacacgcgtccgctatgcacggctgcagcgtgcaccgcgacacgagtctaaccctcggacgtttggtgtactcagttataacctcgggccttatacaattttatctgtactcagttttcgcctcgagtacttagactgacaagtgcaatatactgatggcgcgtgaagcacacgtccgttgggaaccccaagaggaaggtgtgatgcgcacatcagtaagttttccctcagaaagaaaccaaggttatcgaaccagtaggagacgaaggccacgtgaaggttgttggtggaggagtgtagtgcggcgcaacaccagggattccggcaccaacgtggaacctgcacaacacaatcaaaatactttgccccaacttaacagtgaggttgtcaatctcaccggcttgttgtaaacaaaggattaaacgtatggtgtggagaatgatgtttgtttgcaaagaacaacggagaacaatgattgcagtagattgtattcagatgtaaaagaatggaccggggtccacagttcactagtggtgtctctccaataagaaatagcatgttgggtgaacaaattacagttggttaattgacaaatagagagggcatgacaatgcacatacatatcatgatgactaatatgagatttacttagggcattacgacaaagaacatagaccgctatccagcatgcatctatgcctaaaaagtccaccttcgggttagcatccgcaccccttccagtattaaattgcaaacaacagacaattgcattaagtacggtgcgtaat
This region of Lolium perenne isolate Kyuss_39 chromosome 2, Kyuss_2.0, whole genome shotgun sequence genomic DNA includes:
- the LOC127333012 gene encoding nodulation receptor kinase produces the protein MVFACFGVLLITSAAVAAAASPDGLTQVDVAKQLKEELLGRNPGNEMLKSWNGADPCSPSAWEGFFCQLKDGNRVVVKLNFSSKGLQGPIPTAIGSLTELTEIDLKDNNFTGSIPHSFSALTQLLKLSVICNPFLINKLPDGLSTGMNFSYGGCAAEDYHSPPGAAKERTFVISSVAGGSLACTFALGSFFICFSKREKRPQKTDCASTTNPVYEECSIEITTNPAVQQLSLKSIHNATGHFKTLIGEGGFGSVYQGTLAHGQQVAVKVRSPSSTQGTREFNNELRLLSAVWHENLVPLIGYCCEKDQQILVYPFMSNGSLQDRLYGEASKRKVLDWATRISVCIGAARGLVYLHNFAGRCIIHRDVKSSNILLDHNMCGKVADFGFSKYAPQEGDSNASMEVRGTAGYLDPEYYSTQVLSTKSDVFSFGVVLLEIVTGREPLDVQRPRSEWSVVEWAKPYIRDFRIEEIVDPGIKGQYCSEAMWRVLEVASACTESFSTFRPSMEDIVRELEDSLIIENNASEYMRSMESTGTFGSNRYLSIDRKMFGSGSARIDAAKFASDSARIDAGKGPL